A stretch of the bacterium SCSIO 12827 genome encodes the following:
- a CDS encoding tripartite tricarboxylate transporter substrate binding protein, with amino-acid sequence MKTTRRSLVLTGAALALAAGIGMTAQSAPAQAEYPEKPISYIIPFGPGGESDITARMQQPFFKDKFNQDLVISYKPGAGGAVGWSGLNSLKGDGYTMMGVNLPHIVLQPQQKDVGYKTDEITMLYWFHYTPDAIVVTDDSPFKTLQDLIKFAKENPGKLIFSGSGKGTAPHLAQVRFDKLAGVKSTYVPFKGTGASVAALMGKQVTAAMAFTTVAANYEKTRLLAVAMEKRHPRFPDVPTFKELGIDIVSGAYRGIAVPKSTPEPIRQKLTAMIKAVNEDPAFLKKMEEGGFAPVDYAYGKSAEDFLAKFAEDVTAAAKEAGMLK; translated from the coding sequence ATGAAGACCACCCGACGCTCTCTCGTATTGACGGGGGCAGCCCTGGCGCTTGCCGCAGGAATCGGCATGACCGCCCAATCCGCGCCGGCCCAGGCCGAATACCCGGAAAAGCCCATCAGCTACATCATTCCCTTCGGCCCCGGCGGCGAATCCGACATCACCGCCCGCATGCAGCAGCCCTTCTTCAAGGACAAGTTCAACCAGGACCTGGTCATTTCCTACAAGCCGGGTGCCGGCGGCGCCGTGGGCTGGTCCGGCCTGAATTCCCTAAAGGGCGACGGCTACACCATGATGGGCGTCAACCTGCCGCACATCGTCCTGCAGCCGCAGCAGAAAGACGTCGGCTACAAGACCGACGAAATCACCATGCTGTACTGGTTCCATTACACGCCGGACGCCATCGTGGTCACCGACGACAGCCCCTTCAAGACGCTGCAGGATCTGATCAAGTTCGCCAAGGAAAACCCGGGCAAGCTGATCTTCTCCGGCTCGGGCAAGGGCACCGCGCCGCATCTGGCACAGGTCCGCTTCGACAAACTGGCGGGCGTGAAATCCACCTATGTTCCGTTCAAGGGCACAGGTGCCAGCGTCGCCGCCCTGATGGGCAAGCAGGTGACCGCCGCCATGGCCTTCACCACCGTGGCCGCCAACTATGAGAAGACGCGCCTTTTGGCCGTCGCCATGGAAAAGCGCCATCCCCGCTTCCCTGACGTGCCGACCTTCAAGGAACTGGGCATCGACATCGTGTCCGGCGCCTATCGCGGCATCGCCGTTCCGAAATCGACGCCGGAACCGATCCGCCAGAAGCTGACGGCCATGATCAAGGCGGTCAACGAAGACCCCGCCTTCCTCAAGAAGATGGAAGAAGGCGGCTTCGCCCCCGTTGATTACGCCTATGGCAAATCGGCGGAAGACTTCCTCGCCAAGTTCGCTGAGGACGTGACCGCCGCCGCCAAGGAAGCGGGTATGCTGAAGTAA
- a CDS encoding GntR family transcriptional regulator, producing the protein MMLPPRARRHTMPLYAQVANTLRGEIEAGHWSLGQQLPAIDDLATRFNVARATMRQAIGVLESEGLIKRRHGLGTFVECEPREQRWLPLASDWNSFVRMVEPLQPKLILVESAERQPRILDGEGKPATAYQHIKRVHYRDDEPFCLIDIYLAADIYLRAPDQFRTNIVVPILAAMPDIAIGKVHQTLTVDGAGQEAAERLDLPLGAPVANVRRTIGDRAGICIYIAEITYRGDVVSLEIDLSPASVGDMG; encoded by the coding sequence ATGATGCTGCCGCCCCGCGCCCGTCGCCATACCATGCCGCTCTACGCCCAGGTCGCGAACACCTTGCGCGGCGAGATCGAGGCCGGCCACTGGTCCCTGGGCCAACAGCTTCCCGCCATCGACGACCTTGCCACCCGCTTCAACGTGGCCCGCGCGACAATGCGTCAAGCCATCGGGGTTTTGGAATCCGAGGGCCTGATCAAACGCCGCCACGGGCTCGGCACCTTTGTCGAGTGCGAACCGCGGGAGCAGCGTTGGCTGCCGTTGGCGTCCGACTGGAATTCCTTCGTGCGCATGGTCGAGCCCCTGCAGCCGAAGCTGATCCTGGTCGAAAGCGCCGAACGCCAACCACGTATTCTGGACGGCGAAGGCAAGCCGGCGACCGCCTACCAGCACATCAAGCGTGTCCATTACCGGGACGACGAACCGTTCTGCCTGATCGACATCTACCTGGCCGCCGACATCTACCTGCGCGCCCCCGACCAGTTCCGCACCAACATCGTCGTGCCCATATTGGCCGCCATGCCCGACATTGCCATCGGCAAGGTCCACCAGACTCTGACCGTCGACGGCGCCGGCCAGGAAGCGGCAGAACGCCTGGACCTTCCCTTGGGCGCCCCTGTCGCCAATGTGCGCCGGACGATCGGCGACCGTGCCGGCATCTGTATATACATCGCCGAGATCACCTATCGCGGCGACGTGGTCAGCCTTGAAATCGACTTGTCCCCGGCCTCGGTCGGGGATATGGGATAG
- a CDS encoding MoaD/ThiS family protein, translating to MKVTVKLIAMDPFSPPGFDSNGVGAFTLADGASLEDLITQLKLPDGIGEAYMTMLNEDAVPIAGRADVPLSEGDEVTVFPAIKGG from the coding sequence ATGAAGGTCACGGTCAAGCTGATCGCCATGGATCCGTTTTCCCCACCGGGGTTCGACAGCAACGGGGTCGGCGCCTTCACCCTGGCGGACGGCGCCAGCCTGGAAGACCTGATCACGCAGTTGAAGCTGCCCGACGGCATCGGCGAGGCCTATATGACCATGCTGAACGAGGATGCCGTACCCATTGCCGGGCGCGCAGACGTACCTTTGTCGGAGGGCGACGAGGTCACCGTGTTCCCTGCCATCAAGGGCGGCTGA
- a CDS encoding aldehyde ferredoxin oxidoreductase family protein → MAWHGKLLRVNLTKGTCTPEPLNMDWVKLYLGQRGLGTKYLFEEIDPKVDPLSPDNKLIFVTGPLTGTCASTGGRYSVVTKGPLTGTVACSNSGGQFGGELKQAGWDMVIIEGKSAKPVYLMIVDGQAELLDAEGFIWGETVWDTEDAIKKRHQDPLIRIASIGGAGEGLSRYACIMNDRDRAAGRSGVGAVMGSKLLKAVAVRGTTGVAVNDPKRFLDVTREKRKILDPSPARARYSGLGTMAMMDVTQAHGSLPTLNCREVQFEHIADVNVKKQHTVRKSDGEAPYQGNKACFACSIGCGRMAKIDPDHFSIKGKARYSGVTGGLEYESAYAVGPMCGVQDVEAATYASALCNEHGMDPISFGATVAAAMELFMEGAITTEQTEGRDFSFGNAEALCWAAEVTGTAQGFGKDLGLGALRLCEKYGHPEFAMVVKGQEFPGYDPRAMQGMALGYATSNRGGCHLKAAPFQDDFQRVTPDGKAKIVKDSQDYIAAIDSSGLCTFTKAAWGAPDYADQIDAACEGDWTVERLLELGERIYNLERLFNNAAGFTAKDDTLPKRVLTEAAKGGAGKGHVAELAKMLPEYYELRGWTPDGEPTTQTLSRLGLA, encoded by the coding sequence GTGGCTTGGCATGGCAAATTGCTTCGGGTGAACCTGACCAAGGGGACCTGTACCCCGGAACCGCTCAACATGGACTGGGTCAAGCTGTACCTGGGACAGCGCGGCCTGGGCACCAAGTACCTGTTCGAGGAAATCGACCCCAAGGTCGATCCCTTGAGCCCCGACAACAAGCTGATCTTCGTCACCGGGCCGCTGACCGGCACCTGTGCCTCCACCGGCGGGCGCTATTCCGTGGTCACCAAGGGCCCGTTGACCGGCACCGTCGCCTGCTCCAACTCGGGCGGGCAGTTCGGCGGCGAATTGAAGCAGGCCGGCTGGGATATGGTCATCATCGAAGGCAAGTCGGCCAAGCCGGTCTACCTGATGATCGTCGACGGTCAGGCGGAACTCCTCGACGCCGAGGGCTTCATCTGGGGCGAAACCGTGTGGGACACGGAAGACGCCATCAAGAAGCGCCATCAGGACCCCCTGATCCGCATCGCCTCCATCGGCGGCGCCGGCGAAGGGCTGTCGCGTTATGCCTGCATCATGAACGACCGCGACCGCGCGGCCGGGCGCTCCGGCGTCGGCGCGGTGATGGGATCGAAACTGCTGAAGGCCGTCGCCGTGCGCGGCACCACGGGCGTCGCCGTCAACGATCCCAAACGGTTCCTGGACGTGACCCGGGAAAAGCGGAAGATCCTGGACCCCAGCCCGGCCCGCGCCCGCTATTCCGGGCTTGGGACCATGGCCATGATGGACGTGACCCAGGCCCATGGGTCCCTGCCGACCCTGAATTGCCGCGAGGTCCAGTTCGAACACATCGCCGACGTCAACGTGAAGAAACAGCACACGGTCCGCAAATCCGACGGAGAGGCCCCCTATCAGGGCAACAAGGCCTGTTTCGCCTGTTCCATCGGCTGCGGGCGCATGGCCAAGATCGACCCGGACCATTTCTCCATCAAGGGCAAGGCGCGCTATTCCGGCGTGACCGGCGGCCTGGAATACGAATCCGCCTATGCCGTCGGCCCCATGTGCGGCGTACAGGACGTGGAGGCCGCGACCTATGCCTCCGCCCTGTGCAACGAACACGGCATGGACCCCATTTCCTTCGGCGCAACGGTTGCCGCCGCCATGGAACTGTTCATGGAAGGGGCGATCACCACGGAACAAACCGAAGGCCGCGACTTTTCCTTCGGCAATGCGGAGGCGCTCTGTTGGGCGGCCGAGGTTACCGGCACGGCCCAGGGCTTCGGCAAGGACCTTGGCCTGGGCGCCCTGCGGCTCTGTGAAAAATACGGCCATCCCGAATTCGCGATGGTCGTGAAGGGCCAGGAATTCCCCGGCTACGACCCCCGCGCCATGCAGGGCATGGCCCTGGGGTATGCGACCTCGAACCGGGGGGGCTGCCACCTGAAGGCGGCCCCGTTCCAGGACGATTTCCAGCGCGTAACGCCGGACGGCAAGGCCAAGATCGTCAAGGACAGCCAGGATTACATCGCGGCCATCGATTCCTCGGGCCTCTGCACCTTCACCAAGGCCGCCTGGGGTGCGCCCGATTACGCCGACCAGATCGACGCCGCCTGCGAGGGCGATTGGACGGTCGAGCGCCTTTTGGAACTGGGTGAGCGCATCTACAACCTGGAACGCCTGTTCAACAACGCCGCCGGCTTCACCGCCAAGGACGATACCCTGCCGAAACGGGTGTTGACCGAAGCAGCCAAGGGCGGTGCGGGCAAAGGCCATGTCGCCGAATTGGCCAAGATGCTGCCGGAATATTACGAACTGCGCGGCTGGACCCCCGATGGCGAGCCGACGACCCAGACACTCAGCCGCCTGGGCTTGGCATGA
- a CDS encoding MBL fold metallo-hydrolase produces the protein MALNPKVISFFDDRTFTITHIVMCPETGRTAVIDPVLDYDAAAGRTYRESAEAVVNQVGQDDLTVEWVLETHVHADHLTAAPFVKDSLGGRLGIGGKVGLVQSAFKKIFNAEDSFATDGSQFDHLFADGEEFMIGNLTARVMHTPGHTPACVTYVIGDAAFVGDTLFAPDYGTARCDFPGGDAHQLYNSIQKILALPDDTRIFLCHDYMPGGRDVIMHTSVAAQKAGNVHLKDCKDADAFAAMRNGRDAKLNMPVLIIPSVQVNMRGGALPPAESNGVSYLKTPINLL, from the coding sequence ATGGCGCTCAATCCCAAGGTTATTTCGTTCTTCGACGACCGTACTTTCACCATTACCCATATCGTCATGTGCCCTGAAACGGGCCGAACCGCCGTGATCGATCCCGTGCTTGATTACGACGCGGCGGCAGGGCGGACATACCGGGAAAGTGCCGAGGCGGTGGTCAACCAGGTCGGCCAGGACGACCTGACCGTGGAATGGGTGCTGGAAACCCATGTCCATGCCGATCACCTGACAGCGGCACCCTTCGTGAAGGACAGCCTGGGCGGGCGCCTGGGCATCGGCGGCAAGGTCGGCCTGGTGCAATCGGCCTTCAAGAAGATCTTCAACGCCGAGGACAGCTTCGCCACCGACGGATCACAGTTCGATCATCTGTTCGCCGACGGCGAGGAATTCATGATCGGCAACCTGACGGCGCGGGTGATGCACACGCCGGGTCACACGCCGGCCTGCGTGACCTATGTGATCGGCGATGCGGCTTTTGTCGGAGATACCCTGTTCGCGCCCGATTACGGCACGGCGCGCTGTGATTTTCCCGGCGGCGATGCGCACCAGCTCTATAACTCGATCCAGAAGATCCTCGCCTTGCCCGATGATACCCGCATCTTCTTGTGCCACGACTACATGCCGGGCGGGCGCGACGTGATCATGCATACGTCCGTCGCCGCGCAGAAGGCGGGCAACGTTCATCTGAAGGACTGCAAGGACGCCGATGCTTTCGCCGCCATGCGCAACGGCCGCGATGCGAAGCTCAACATGCCGGTGCTGATCATTCCCTCCGTGCAGGTCAATATGCGCGGCGGCGCCCTGCCACCGGCGGAAAGCAACGGCGTTTCGTATCTGAAGACACCGATTAACCTGCTGTAA
- a CDS encoding methyl-accepting chemotaxis protein — translation MRALIAGIKKKTQDAIDVTGAYNASTVQRDLLLMLLNTATFLVSNDQESFDNAIKESAAMKASQSIMVADFLEEDWLKMTDDLAAKHEAFIAALQDVYEHVNARNTAIETQLDTIGPDVSAQMDELKLGFKTDQDLLGADTSAAMRKGLITMVSAAGVALVLGIAAAWLIGTGISRPIGAITRAMTSLAHGDKSVEIPGRDQKDEVGDMAQAVLVFKENMIKADELAAREQEEAAQREERSRRLVELTGNFDADVTELLRALGASATEMEATAATMSEIAGNTNTRAATVAGAAEQASGNVQTVATATEELSSSIQEIGRQVSQSTEIAGRAVNQASQTDQQVQGLADAAQKIGDVISLIADIAEQTNLLALNATIEAARAGDAGKGFAVVASEVKNLANQTAKATGDIEQQIGAIQTETLEAVTAIRSITNTIKSMDEIAAAIAAAVEQQGAATGEIARNVEQAAVGTQEVTSNIIQVTAAAEESGTSATEVKHVAAELNQKAELLRKQVERFLTDVRAA, via the coding sequence ATGCGGGCCCTTATCGCGGGGATCAAGAAAAAGACCCAGGACGCGATCGACGTTACGGGCGCTTATAACGCGTCGACGGTGCAACGCGACCTTTTGCTGATGCTGTTGAACACGGCCACATTCCTTGTTTCCAACGATCAGGAATCTTTCGATAACGCGATCAAGGAATCGGCCGCCATGAAGGCCAGCCAATCCATTATGGTCGCCGACTTCCTGGAAGAAGACTGGCTCAAGATGACGGATGATCTGGCGGCCAAGCACGAGGCGTTCATCGCCGCCCTGCAGGACGTCTATGAGCATGTGAACGCCCGCAACACGGCGATTGAAACGCAGTTGGATACCATCGGCCCGGACGTGTCCGCCCAGATGGACGAACTGAAGCTGGGCTTCAAGACGGACCAGGACCTGTTGGGGGCGGACACCAGTGCGGCCATGCGCAAGGGGTTGATCACCATGGTCAGTGCCGCCGGTGTTGCCCTGGTTTTGGGGATCGCGGCCGCGTGGTTGATCGGCACGGGCATTTCCCGCCCGATCGGCGCCATCACGCGGGCCATGACGTCCTTGGCCCATGGCGACAAGAGCGTTGAAATTCCAGGCCGTGATCAGAAGGACGAGGTCGGCGATATGGCGCAGGCGGTCCTGGTCTTCAAGGAGAACATGATCAAGGCCGACGAACTGGCGGCCCGCGAGCAGGAAGAGGCGGCGCAGCGCGAGGAGCGGTCGCGCCGTCTGGTCGAGTTGACCGGCAATTTCGATGCCGACGTGACCGAATTGTTGCGCGCCCTTGGGGCCTCGGCGACGGAAATGGAGGCGACGGCCGCCACCATGTCGGAGATCGCAGGTAACACCAATACCCGTGCTGCAACGGTTGCGGGGGCCGCGGAACAGGCATCGGGCAACGTACAGACCGTGGCGACGGCGACCGAGGAGTTGTCCAGTTCGATCCAGGAGATCGGCCGGCAGGTCAGCCAGTCGACCGAAATCGCGGGCCGTGCGGTGAATCAGGCGTCGCAGACCGACCAGCAGGTTCAGGGCCTGGCCGATGCGGCGCAGAAGATCGGCGATGTCATCAGCCTGATCGCCGATATTGCCGAGCAGACAAACCTGTTGGCCCTCAACGCGACGATCGAAGCCGCCCGTGCCGGTGACGCGGGCAAGGGGTTTGCCGTGGTCGCCAGCGAGGTCAAGAATCTGGCCAATCAGACCGCCAAGGCGACCGGTGATATCGAGCAGCAGATCGGCGCGATTCAAACCGAGACGTTGGAAGCCGTCACCGCCATTCGATCCATCACCAATACCATCAAGTCGATGGATGAAATTGCCGCGGCCATTGCCGCCGCGGTCGAACAACAGGGAGCCGCAACGGGCGAAATCGCGCGCAATGTCGAACAGGCCGCCGTCGGCACGCAGGAAGTCACCTCGAACATCATTCAGGTGACCGCCGCCGCCGAGGAATCAGGAACATCCGCGACCGAGGTAAAGCATGTGGCGGCCGAGTTGAATCAGAAGGCAGAACTTCTGCGCAAGCAAGTGGAACGGTTTCTCACGGACGTCCGCGCGGCCTGA
- a CDS encoding mandelate racemase/muconate lactonizing enzyme family protein, with protein sequence MAKTDQPAPVAARPFPAGNTRLRRIDAWALRVAIQRPVETSFGIMRDRPAVFVRVEDASGAFGFGEIWCNFPSCGAEHRVRMAIDELAPLLAGRDFAAPADAFRHMWERTRVRVLQTAEPGPYSQAIAGLDIALWDLAARQAGRPLRHFIAEDAADDVPAYASGIHIGIALDVVPEFRATGFHNFKVKVGFDTAKDIAGVKALTETIKPGERLFSDANQAWNLNQALEFAQGARGLLDWLEEPLRADAPAEDWERLAKEGGIPLAAGENFLGADDFDAALAAGSLTYIQPDMAKWGGVTGCLPVAQAIRAGGRTYCPHYLGGGIGLLASANLLAAVGGPGLLEVDANPNPLRSDIPGMTMTDGRITLGNAPGLGIEALPEVLLPQVTLHQSWSA encoded by the coding sequence ATGGCAAAAACCGATCAGCCCGCGCCAGTGGCGGCGCGGCCCTTTCCCGCAGGAAATACGCGCCTGCGCCGCATCGATGCCTGGGCGCTGCGCGTCGCCATCCAGCGGCCCGTGGAAACATCCTTCGGCATCATGCGCGATCGCCCGGCCGTTTTCGTGCGGGTCGAGGATGCCTCGGGTGCCTTCGGATTTGGCGAAATCTGGTGCAATTTTCCCAGCTGCGGTGCCGAACACCGGGTGCGCATGGCCATTGACGAACTCGCCCCCCTGCTGGCCGGACGCGATTTCGCCGCCCCGGCCGATGCCTTCCGTCATATGTGGGAAAGGACCCGCGTGCGCGTGCTGCAGACGGCCGAACCGGGGCCCTATTCCCAGGCCATCGCCGGCCTCGACATCGCGCTTTGGGATTTGGCGGCGCGTCAGGCCGGCCGACCGCTGCGCCACTTCATTGCCGAGGACGCGGCGGACGACGTACCCGCCTATGCCAGCGGCATCCATATCGGCATCGCGTTGGACGTCGTGCCTGAGTTCCGCGCCACGGGATTCCACAATTTCAAGGTCAAGGTCGGGTTCGACACGGCGAAAGACATTGCCGGGGTCAAGGCGCTCACGGAAACGATCAAGCCGGGCGAGCGCCTGTTTTCCGATGCCAATCAGGCCTGGAACCTGAATCAGGCTCTTGAATTCGCCCAAGGGGCCCGGGGCCTGCTGGATTGGCTGGAAGAACCGCTTCGCGCCGATGCACCCGCCGAAGACTGGGAACGGCTGGCCAAGGAAGGCGGTATTCCGCTTGCCGCCGGAGAGAATTTCCTTGGCGCCGATGACTTCGACGCGGCCCTGGCCGCCGGATCGCTGACCTATATCCAGCCCGACATGGCGAAATGGGGCGGCGTCACCGGCTGCCTTCCCGTGGCCCAGGCCATTCGTGCGGGCGGGCGTACCTATTGCCCTCATTACCTGGGCGGCGGGATCGGGCTGCTGGCGTCGGCCAATCTGCTGGCCGCCGTCGGCGGCCCGGGGTTGCTTGAGGTCGATGCCAATCCGAACCCCCTGCGTTCGGACATTCCCGGCATGACCATGACGGACGGGCGGATCACTCTGGGGAACGCGCCGGGCTTGGGGATCGAGGCATTGCCAGAAGTCCTGCTGCCCCAGGTAACCCTGCACCAGTCCTGGTCGGCCTAA
- a CDS encoding tripartite tricarboxylate transporter permease: MAGFEHLLTALTPLNLAFALFGVVAGTVIGAIPGLTATMSVAVLVPLTFAMPTSSALILMGAIYTGAIYGGAYSAILLNTPGTPSAIATTFDGYPLAKKGDGDYAITIACLASVIGGLIGAVALMTLAPPLSEVALAFGPVEYFWLAIFGLSLIAALSEGSLIKGVAGGALGLLLSCIGVAEVAGDVRLTFGSQTMLSGIQIVAALIGLFCIPVLIDLVAQPGHHLKVDSGSRGFRLGEAVRYLWGDKINAVRSAVIGTVVGILPGAGGSIASLVSYSEAQRTAKPGQKYGKGEPGGIIASESANNATVGGGFIPTLVLGIPGTPPDAVILGALLVQGVRTGPSLFANQGEIVYTFIWGLILATILMLPTGLFIGRYAYRTIITLPKALLVPAIAFMTIIGSYAIRNNISDVIIMIVLGGFGWIIGRFGFTASPIVLGLILGPIAESGFVQAWTIGRATENQMGMFFGRPISIAIIVFTLFTLLSPFVLARLKKIKDQAHAD; encoded by the coding sequence ATGGCAGGGTTTGAGCATCTGCTCACCGCGCTGACGCCGCTCAATCTGGCTTTCGCCCTGTTCGGCGTTGTCGCCGGCACGGTGATCGGCGCCATTCCGGGCTTGACCGCAACCATGTCGGTGGCGGTGCTGGTACCCCTCACCTTCGCCATGCCGACCTCATCGGCACTTATTTTGATGGGCGCGATCTACACCGGTGCCATCTACGGCGGCGCCTATTCGGCGATCCTTCTCAACACACCGGGCACGCCGTCCGCCATCGCGACCACTTTCGACGGCTATCCGCTCGCCAAAAAAGGCGACGGTGACTACGCCATCACCATCGCCTGCCTGGCCAGCGTCATCGGCGGCCTGATCGGCGCCGTGGCCTTGATGACCCTGGCCCCGCCGCTGTCCGAGGTCGCGCTCGCCTTCGGCCCCGTTGAATACTTCTGGCTCGCCATCTTCGGCTTGTCGCTGATCGCCGCCCTGTCCGAGGGCAGCCTGATCAAGGGCGTCGCCGGCGGCGCGCTCGGCCTGCTTTTGTCCTGCATCGGGGTCGCCGAAGTCGCGGGCGACGTGCGCCTGACCTTCGGCTCGCAGACCATGCTCAGCGGAATCCAGATCGTCGCCGCCCTGATCGGCCTGTTCTGCATTCCCGTGCTGATCGACCTGGTCGCGCAGCCGGGCCACCACCTGAAGGTCGATTCCGGATCGCGCGGGTTCCGCCTGGGCGAGGCCGTGCGCTACCTATGGGGCGACAAAATCAACGCCGTCCGCTCGGCCGTGATCGGCACTGTGGTCGGCATTCTGCCGGGTGCCGGCGGCTCCATCGCCAGCCTGGTGTCCTATTCCGAGGCCCAGCGCACGGCGAAACCGGGCCAGAAGTACGGCAAGGGCGAACCGGGCGGCATCATCGCCTCTGAATCCGCCAACAACGCCACCGTCGGCGGGGGCTTCATCCCGACCCTGGTGCTGGGCATTCCCGGCACGCCACCGGACGCGGTGATCCTGGGCGCCCTCCTGGTTCAGGGTGTGCGGACCGGGCCCAGCCTGTTCGCCAATCAGGGCGAGATCGTCTACACCTTCATCTGGGGCCTGATCCTGGCGACCATACTGATGCTGCCCACGGGCTTGTTCATCGGACGTTACGCCTATCGCACCATCATCACCCTGCCCAAGGCCCTGCTGGTGCCGGCCATCGCCTTCATGACGATCATCGGCAGCTACGCCATCCGCAACAACATCAGCGACGTCATCATCATGATCGTTCTCGGTGGGTTCGGCTGGATCATCGGACGGTTCGGCTTCACAGCATCGCCCATCGTGCTTGGCCTGATCCTGGGGCCGATCGCGGAATCAGGCTTCGTGCAGGCCTGGACCATCGGGCGCGCCACGGAAAACCAGATGGGCATGTTCTTCGGGCGACCGATCTCCATCGCCATCATCGTATTCACCCTGTTCACCCTGCTGAGCCCCTTCGTGCTGGCTCGGCTGAAGAAGATCAAGGACCAGGCCCATGCAGACTGA